The following is a genomic window from Verrucomicrobiota bacterium.
CAGCGGCTGGCGCGATCGTTGATTTTCTCGGCCAGGGCCGTGGTGAAGCCGATGACGTCGTGGTTGAGCGTCTTCTCCAGCTCCTTTTGACGTTCGACCAATCCCTTTAAGTCGCCGAAACAAGCGTCGGCGCCCGCTTTCATTTTGGCGAAATCCGGTTTCGGGACGACGCCTTCCTCGACGAGCGCTTCGCCGGTTAGCAGCTCGATTTGCAGCCAGATGCGGAGCTTGTTTTCATCCGTCCAGATGGACCGCATTTCCGGACGCGAGTAACGCGGAATCATGGGATCAATCTAGGAACCCATCGGGGATTTGGAAGGCGGAATTCGTCAAACGAGAAACGTAATGCGTAAAACGTAAAACACAATTGGCCATCCTCGAATCATCGCGCGGGAAGGGATAGCGCCAGACCACTCGCCGAGATGCCGCGATGACGCATTACGTTTTGCCCTACCGCTTCGCCATCTTCGCTCGGGCCGCTTCGAGAATCTTGCGTTCCCGCTCCGTCAGGCTCTGAATGCCGTGCGCGGAGATTTTGTCCAGAATCGGATCGACTTCCTTGCTGATGAAGTCGGCGGCGGAAAGATCTTCATCCTCCGCGAGGGGGGAGCGCTGCCAGAATGCGCGTTTGCTGGCCGGGGCTTTCACCAATTCCCGATTGGCGCGCCGGGGACGCAGCCGCCGCGCCTGCAGCCGCTCTGAAAGCAAATGCTCCCAATGCAGTCCGCGCCGAATGTAAGCGATGCCGCCGAGCAACCCGCCCAAATGGGCCGCGTGCGCAATACCCGGATCGGATGGAACCACCGTGAAGAACAGCGCAATGCCGACTGACGCGACGAGCAAATACCGGGCTCGCACCGGGATCACGAAAAAGAGAAGGATGGTCGCCTCTGGTTCCAGCGTGGCAAAGGCCGCCAGCAGGCCGCAGACGCCCGCCGAAGCGCCGAACACGGGCCACAAACCGAAGAATTGTGGCGCCACGAACGCCATTACCATGTGGAGCAGGCCGCCGAGCACGCCGCTCGTGAAATAGACTCCCAACATCCGAGGCGCGCCAAGCCGTTCTTCCACGAAGCGTCCAAAAAACCAGATGCCGATCAAGTTGAAGATCAGGTGCAACCCGCCCCTGTGAAGGAATTGAAAGGTAATGAACTGCCAGAAAAACCCTCGGCTGATCCCTCCGCGACTCAGCGCCAGGAAATCCTCGAAGGGTTTCCGGACGTAAACCGCATTGATTTGCTGGAAGGCAAACGCGATCGTGATGACAATCATCAACATCACGGACGCCGAGAGCCGCCGGCTTTGGTACGCCGGCTCGCGCATGTATGGGCGGTCGCCAATCACTGTGCGGTCAACTTAGTGGCACGCCCCGGAGTTTTCAATCGAGTTTTTGGTGTCGCCATAGCCCTCAGGAAGCGACGGCGGAGCGAGAT
Proteins encoded in this region:
- a CDS encoding rhomboid family intramembrane serine protease; translation: MIGDRPYMREPAYQSRRLSASVMLMIVITIAFAFQQINAVYVRKPFEDFLALSRGGISRGFFWQFITFQFLHRGGLHLIFNLIGIWFFGRFVEERLGAPRMLGVYFTSGVLGGLLHMVMAFVAPQFFGLWPVFGASAGVCGLLAAFATLEPEATILLFFVIPVRARYLLVASVGIALFFTVVPSDPGIAHAAHLGGLLGGIAYIRRGLHWEHLLSERLQARRLRPRRANRELVKAPASKRAFWQRSPLAEDEDLSAADFISKEVDPILDKISAHGIQSLTERERKILEAARAKMAKR